The Tamandua tetradactyla isolate mTamTet1 chromosome 8, mTamTet1.pri, whole genome shotgun sequence genome includes a window with the following:
- the LOC143643248 gene encoding olfactory receptor 8D4-like — MRNHSTVTEFVLSGLTDQAELQLPLFCLFLGIYMVTMVGNLGMISIMGLNAQLHTPMYFFLSCLSFIDVCYSLVITPKMLAGLLYRGKMISYSGCMTQLFFFDTFAICECYTLAVMAYDRYVAICNPLLYNVIMSPRVCSLLVAAVFSVGFIGAMIHGGCNLRLSFCGTNIIRHYFCDIIPLIKLSCSSTYIDELLIFVIGGFNTVTTSLTIIISYAFILSSILRVNSKEGRSKAFSTCSSHLTAVLIFYGSLMFMYLKPTSSSSVTQEKVSSVLYTTVIPMLNPLIYSLRNREVQNALKKLLRRISS; from the coding sequence ATGAGAAATCATTCCACAGTGACCGAGTTTGTTCTCTCAGGATTAACTGACCAAGCAGAGCTTCAGCTGCctcttttctgcctcttcttGGGGATATACATGGTCACAATGGTGGGAAACCTTGGCATGATCTCAATAATGGGGTTGAATGCTCaacttcacacccccatgtactttttcctgagttgtttgtcttttatagaTGTTTGTTATTCTTTGGTCATCACCCCCAAAATGCTGGCAGGGCTTTTATACAGAGGTAAAATGATCTCCTATTCTGGATGCATGACTCAGCTGTTTTTTTTCGATACTTTTGCCATTTGTGAATGCTACACATTGGCAGTAATGGCCTATGATCGCTACGTTGCCATCTGCAACCCTCTCCTCTACAACGTCATCATGTCCCCTCGGGTCTGCTCTCTGCTGGTGGCTGCAGTCTTCTCAGTAGGTTTTATTGGTGCCATGATTCATGGAGGTTGTAATTTAAGGCTGTCCTTCTGTGGGACAAACATCATTAGACACTATTTCTGTGACATCATTCCCCTTATTAAACTCTCCTGTTCTAGCACTTACATTGATGAGCTTTTGATTTTTGTCATTGGTGGATTTAACACGGTGACCACCAGCCTGACCATCATCATCTCGTATGCTTTTATCCTTTCCAGCATCCTCCGCGTCAACTCTAAAGAGGGCAGGTCCAAGGCATTTAGCACCTGCAGCTCCCACCTGACAGCTGTTCTCATATTTTATGGCTCTCTCATGTTCATGTATCTCAAACCCACTTCCAGCAGTTCAGTCACCCAGGAGAAGGTGTCCTCAGTGCTTTACACCACCGTGATTCCCATGCTGAATCCCCTGATATACAGTCTGAGGAACAGGGAAGTACAAAATGCACTGAAGAAACTCTTAAGAAGAATATCTTCATAA